From a single Apium graveolens cultivar Ventura chromosome 2, ASM990537v1, whole genome shotgun sequence genomic region:
- the LOC141689612 gene encoding zinc finger protein ZAT5-like, translated as MEARRRMILRRKRTKRSRPYSTVVTSSSSTSGGGGGGGERGPHSDAYFSIPSPQSYENYASTEEDEDIANCLMLLARSGSSFTPKQDHMNDEIYTKKFTSQKFNEMGSSTSGKEEFYSYECKTCNRSFTSFQALGGHRASHKKPKNSIEEKGVLISTISNDKDDQEHIHFNKISPVISQQKAKVHECSICGSEFASGQALGGHMRRHRIPTTNTGTISSIIDHDNQKPRNHVLQLDLNLPAPEDDHYDSKFQFVFSTPALVDCHY; from the coding sequence ATGGAGGCCCGAAGACGGATGATACTCCGACGAAAACGTACCAAAAGATCACGACCTTATTCCACTGTGGTAACCTCTAGCTCCTCTACAAgcggtggtggtggtggtggtggtgaaAGAGGCCCCCATAGCGATGCTTATTTCTCGATACCTTCCCCTCAAAGTTATGAAAACTATGCCTCCACagaagaagatgaagatataGCGAATTGTTTGATGCTTTTGGCTCGAAGTGGTAGTAGCTTCACCCCGAAGCAAGATCACATGAACGATGAAATTTATACAAAAAAGTTTACAAGTCAAAAATTCAACGAGATGGGCTCTTCCACGTCCGGAAAAGAAGAGTTCTATTCCTATGAATGCAAGACTTGTAACCGAAGTTTTACCTCATTTCAAGCTCTTGGAGGCCACCGAGCAAGCCATAAGAAACCTAAGAATTCGATCGAAGAAAAAGGAGTCCTGATATCCACAATTTCAAACGATAAAGATGATCAAGAACATATCCATTTCAATAAGATAAGTCCAGTAATCTCACAACAAAAAGCTAAAGTTCACGAGTGTTCTATATGTGGTTCGGAGTTCGCATCAGGTCAAGCCTTGGGTGGTCACATGAGAAGACATAGAATTCCAACAACAAACACTGGTACTATAAGTTCTATCATTGATCATGACAATCAAAAGCCGAGAAATCATGTTCTGCAACTAGATCTCAATCTTCCGGCGCCAGAGGATGATCATTACGATTCTAAGTTTCAGTTTGTATTCTCTACTCCAGCCTTAGTAGATTGTCATTACTAA